The genomic region tCTCGACTAGATAAttgctaattttatttactaaactCTATATACATAGAGAATGTTCATTGAAACACTTGATTGAAAGCAGAGTTTGCGGATTCCCTTCTCGAGCGACTATTCAGTCGCCCTTTTTACTCTTTCTCACCCCCTATTCGAGTCGCGAATCCGTAGAAACTGGTACAGTGGATAAAATCGACGGCAGGTACGACGTGGGGCACACCGTTTTAACACACCTGTGTTTGCTCTCGCGATCGAAATGAAAGAGAGGCGATTAAGTACCATTCCAAATCATGCAAACACCCGCGTGAATTTCAATCGCTCTTCCACTCTTGCTTGTATACGTATCTTTTCGCGATGACCACGTGTACACGCATACACGCGCATACACGCACATATGCACATGTGACATCATGCGAAGAGAGTTTAAGGATGTAAGAAAACAAACAAACACACTTTTTGCATGCAAACATAGATACAATTACAAATTTCTCCTGCAATTTGTTTAAGATTAATGAAACTAaacatgattattaaaaaaaaaaaaaaaaaaagaaaaataaataaatgtaaaaataagccGAAAGTAAAGTCGCGGAGATGTGGGCCAATATACATTTGTCACGCCAATGATTATACGCGTGAAAAATAACGCAGTTTCGAGTTTCTTAATTTGGAAAAAGGATTAAGGAGAAGAGAGGAGATGGGTGTAACCGAGCGGCGCATCTGCCTGCGAGGAGCCGGCTAAGAAAATAAGGCGGAAATCGTCGTCAAGATGATTATACAATATACGGCATAACCGTTTCCCCAGGATTAGGATACGTCCAGCTCCCCTGATCCTATCATGGATGGTTTGTTCGAATAGCCGATTGAATTACATGCAGCGCGTGCCAGCCGGCCGCACGTCGGCTTGCGCGTCCGCGTACACCCTCGTATACAGAGATGATAACCCAAGTAAAGCCAGACTTCTACGTCATTGAGATTCTAAAAGCGATAGAAAGATCTATTGTGcgctgaaaaataaaataatgttgaatcaaCAACATCATCgtagttgaaatttatttgattgattcaacaacattattaatcaaattaatatatgacgtattaatttgattaataatgttgttgaatcaatcaaataaatttcaactatgatgttgttgattcaacattattttttttcagtgtatgGGTGTGTGTATGGTTGAGAAATGAGACCGGGAATTTTTCTATTCGAAAATCCATatgctattttaataaaaatcttgataaattcttatttctgttttctttcaaaaaaaaaaaaaaaaaaaaaactttattaaaaaatctggattgcaaaattattaataatattttaatataaaattgaagaggattataaaagaaagagaatacaaaataagaaaataaactcttatttcattaattctcAATTTTCTATCTCTCCCTTGTATGTAAAAAGGCTTCCCGatgtaaattgatataaattcctcgcgcaattatatattggatatTTTAAAGTTGTTCATTTAGCTGTAAcgtaatatattgaaaagaatgaaatattatatcaaaaaatacgcggataaagaaatttatgcgTTATACATTgtattcgataaaatatttttaaccgATTTACAAGCACATGGTATTCCAGGAAGTGTGGATAtaacccccccccccccccacacacacacacacacacacacgtacagaagtataatatttcttcGTGCGGAGAATATCGAACGCGATATCTCGCAATGGAAAGAGAGTGGGTATTTCCGTAACATATTTCGTAGACTTAATTAAGTAACCGTGATCAAAACGTTTATCGCGACCGCGCGGGGATAATCCTCAATCGTTTCGCCGACAAGGTAGCTTGCTATCTTGTCAGATTGGATCTTTAATCATGAACGATTACCGCCTTTACTGTCATCTCCCGATGCGGTTTAATCAGTCAATTGTGAGTGGTCGCAGGATAATGCTGATTTATTGCAAGATGCAAGGATACGAGGAAGTGTTTTTGCGAGGTCTTTggtatttatataagtttattttttaagagttTATTAgtcttttgtaaaatgtatacacGATGCTTTTTACTGACAAAAtccaattttgaatatatataggtaCTACATATGTCTGTGTGTTGTGTCtcttttaaagtaataaagataatcacatttatgtatacatgcacacacacaataggtattaataattgataagttATTGAAAGTTTATTTGCCCATTTACatgtatttgaattataatcaaatctattgttagatattattaaactgtTTTCAGAATATCAATAAGTGttgcatctatatatatatatatatatatatatatatatatatatatatatatatatatacttacgtTTAccttatttcttcaaaatcgCCATCAGAGAAATTTGTATTcttaaaacatgaaaaaaacatatacatatcattagatattttgatttaaaaaatgatcgctacaatataaattaatataaagttgaCGAAATTGAAGAATTATAAAGCTATGGAAAACATTAGCGATACCTTTGATacgctgaaaaaaaatattgaatcaaCAACATCATCGtagttgaatttattttattaattcaataacattattaatcaaattaatatgtcatgtattgatttgattaataatgttattattccatgtgtatagttaattataaaaatgacaaaaaaaaagggagaaaagAAAGTGCAAgttatgcatatacatatacattacagATGGATCCAAGAGGATATAGAAATGCGAGTATTGTATTTATACAGGACCTCGTAGAAAATTGTCTTTTCCTTTCAGGCAGGATAcactattttgaaaaattgttgatGATCCAAGTGTATAATTAATGCCGGGTGTACTATACTACTGCTttgagttaattaaaatagaggTAAACGCGAGACGTGactaaataaaacttatgttgaaaattaaagagaattataaaacctgtaaaaaaatcagaaagaaattttatatgaatatgtacttacaattttattcatcttttttGTTCCTTACAAAAAATACCAAATTGtacataaagttataaattagaaagaattaaatatcaaaattaagattaaattataaatgaaaaaaaaaatgcatttaaaattaagatatagactaaaatggaaataaataaattttaaagaatcaaaccattaattaaaatctttaatgaaataaaaggatttgaaagaaaaagttttaaattgtttagaaaaattcattgaagcattaataaaaataatgaaagttCTGTTGAACTGTCATTTTTACCTCGACCTCGCGACTAGATAAttgctaattttatttattgaattctatatacaaagaaaatgtCCATTGAAACACTTGATTGAAAGCAGTTTGCggattttgaattaataaaataaatttcaacaaaatgatGATATGTTGttgattcaacattatttttttttctttagtgatataaaatacatagtttcttttaatattgagTTAAgatgttttgaaatataaatgtttcgtTTAACAGAAATAATTTCGCTTAATTTATCAGCGAATAATGCATCAGTCACTAGCATGATTTTACGCTGAAGGTATCGATTGCCGAAAATTGCTTTGGAGCATTATAGTTGGcaaaagagaggagaggaacGTACAACAAACCTGGCAAGATGGCTGCTACCGGCTCGCGAGAGCCGGCGCATATCGACGTTTGGCGTTTGCGAGGTTTCCCGTAGGTAAGCTCATCGGGAATTGCGGGTCTTCCCATCCCTACCGCTTTGCTGCCACCCCTCGTCATCGTCTTCTCACCCTGTGGCCATCTTCAAAACAAAGAAACACatgtaattgaatttttgCCCGAACGGACGCGTAAATTTAATACGCGATCCTTTGTCGACGTTGCAGCTGCAATTGCACCGTCGACAAAAGCTCTCTCCCTCAAAAAGCTCTCCATCCGAAATGAAGGAAGAACTTTCGCGCAACTACTCTCTTCCTtcctttatttctttcaattttcatcATGTGAATATTTCCGGAAAggcaagattaattttatcgtgtttaattgaaattttataattatattcctaTGTCTTACGttatctcatttttatattacgacATCATACTAAaagttattcataaaataattttattgcaaaaattattataagccTCGATAACTCATTTTTCCtttctcattaaatatataatatgaaaaattgttgttttggaaatatatcgatatcgtagaagtagaaataaaaaaaaaaaatataagaatttttttttattacacgtcCTATATATAGCGCGTccaatttatacatttgtacACTCTAATGAAAGCATATATCAAAATCTATtcattaaaactatttattaaaatcagcaCATAGAAACTGGGAAAATAAAGGACATTGGAAATATGAGTGGAACAAGAATAGAATGTGACGAACAAGAGAAGAAGTTtacagtattttattattgtttataacacattaataaaatctttttaataaatagtattgCTTTCTAAGACCCTATTAAAATCGGCAATACAATTAATCGTAAGTttcctaataaaaaatatattgtaataaattcaaCAAACTTTTTTGTTCGAAAAATAGCTGTTTTGCACATCACAATTTATATTGTCTGTATAAATTTTACCCTTAATTATAACCACATCACCTGAAATGTGATTGTAAATTGTACAATCTACAAAAATAGctgtatatattgataaattttccttttgcgattttatgatatacattttttaagttatttaaaaatgtgttgCATCcgcgattattttaaaagtaggAAAAATAGTTTCCGCAGCGTGCAACCTaaccttaaaaaaatatatatacattcatatatatcacactataataatttatctatcatctttttttatatccataTCAATACTCTATATATGAAgtttaatatacgtaatagAGATATgagatatagaataaaaacatttcgcACGTAAATGCAAGTGCATCTCGTTTCATATTctatattcatatacatatctttcattttgtttgtaataCAAAATTCTAAAGTATATTCTGTTGTAGTTTTCAACTAATTCCCACGTAGGTATTTTCAGGGTGTATATCACGCAACTCctgaaaaaaagtaacaaaatgttaaaaattatatatgtgtacagtAATCATTTACATGCAACATTAATATGAACATATTTACTATTACATCTAACAGAAGTTGTGCAACATGTAGTCTTACATAACATACTACTGTTACATGTATCACTACTTTTATGCAATcgcaattttttatgaatctcGCGTGTTAAAAGTTACGatctaataagaatttaaagttGAGAAAATGGAGattatgtaattatgattACGTAGCGttagcttaaaaaaatttcggataaattaagaaagaatgaATTCCTTTTCACATATATGAAACATGCAAGATATTTAACATACATGCAGCATTTGATAATGATTGGTTTTCGTCTCTTTCCGCtccgtttcttttttatttgcttctcGATTTGGTGACGTCGATAATGCGGTATTTATATCCAATGGTCCAAAAGTCCATCCGCCCTCTCCATCAAATCTCAGCAACAACTTGTGATACTTGGCGAGCGACGCCACTCGATGAGTGATAGTCAACAAGGTAATTCCCTTCTTCTTCGCAGTTTCGTACATAATTCCTTCGGCCTCGAGGCTGACAGCGCTCGTGCACTCGTCTAATAACGCGTATTGTGGAGCGTGATACAAGAGTCGTGTCATCGCAAGCCGCTGCTTCTCGCCACCCGATAGAGTAGAGTCCCAATCGCCAAGAGCATCAAAACCCTCCGGTTCTCTTTCGACGATACTTCGCAGGTCCACGTCATCTAACAGTCGCAGCAGGTCTTCATCCGAACAATTCTCCGAGCTGTAATAAAAGCATACCTCTTCTATTTGTattctgataaaaaattaaaacatttataaaaatatatgcgaaaagtgtttaagaaatataacataaataatatatataaatacatttatatatatatatatatatatgtacatatatgtaaaactataaaataaagttttaagttATTATACTGAATCAGAGATAGCAGcataagtttaaatttttttaataaacttaaaaaaaatatatatatatacatacgtgtacaatatagattatataaaatagtatattgtattataaaataaattataaatatttgtatatgtatatatttaattataaaatttagctaatcatacataattttatttactttaatataaatataataattaatttaattcaacatgATTGTatggaatataaaattctattgaaTCGTTTAATGTTTTGCGACTACTTACATTGTTAAGTTAAGCACaataactttacaattaaattattatattaattaaacttatacTGCTGTCCATGCttcagtataataatttagaacttttttgtttttatagttttattcttcaatttaattataaataattgaatttaattataaataatatgagaaCCTGGAATGCGCCGGGTAAATAATCTGATCTCGAAGGCAACCAACAGTCATGTAGGGTTTCTgtggaatataaaataaggcAGGTCTGTTGTGTTCAGACGAGTTCCTTTCTTTTGGTCTGACAAGAGTTCCATCATAAACTGGCCACAGACCGGAGATGATTCGGAAGAGAGAACTCTTGCCACAGCCATTGGGTCCAGTGATCAGAATGTGGTCACCTGGCTTTATCTATAAaaggtaataataaataaattaataaataaattaataaataaaataaaaaataaaataaaataaacataataaaaaaaatataaataaataaagataagaataaaattataacagtaataatatcataaatatatatatttatttattactatcgcatattatttaaaaatctgtgttacataaaaaaagaaagacagtaaatatataaacatatatacggtaaattatatatatatatatatctttaccgtataaattttaaatactggAACACAATGAGTTTCCATgactatgtaatatatgttatgtataatatatgtaatatatgtatatgaaataattaactacTTACGTGAACTGATAAGCTAGGTACAATAACTTCGCAATTAGGGGTGACTATCGGCACGTTGATTAGACTTATACTGCCGTCCATGCTTTCCTGAACAATTCCTGACAATACAAAAGCTctgtagattatatattataatctatataattatgtctaaattaaaaattaaacacaattaatttactcattataataataaaattacaatatttagttattaagattaaaggtaaataaatacaaattaaaaccgTGTTATAAAAATCTCGCTTATCTCactaatcttaatttttttatttactaaatattcaaaaataactaaatttttatgttaattattttttaataaacgagcacacacatacaataattataaatcttttgaaaattactCAGTGTCAggtaaaaatagatattcgattaaattgtgaaatattgaaatatttgtgtACAGTttaagatgaaataaaattatacaaaaatattaaaatttaataataataatttataggctctaaaataaaaaccaAAAAACCTGTATTTGATTCTTATAACTTAGCTCCTGAGATGTtattgaatatcaaaattattaaatgtataaattataagtatattgtaaaatattaattgtaatatacataaaaaataaaattacaaataataataaactaaatattaactttaagctgttaattattacaataaattattttaattaattatataatcatacttttaacgatataaattagaaattaaaaattataatataaaaaaaaatatatatatatatatatatttgattaatcatatatatatatatatatatatatatatatatatatatatatatatatatatatatatatatatatatatatatatatatatatatatttgattaatcgtatatatatatatatatatatatatatatatatatatatatatatatgtatatatatatgtttgattaatcaaattttgttGCCATGTgatgtatttatttgaattattcgaTTTACCTTTAATTATCGGGGTGCCATTATCGAATTCGATTATTTTGTCTACAAGTTGTTGAGCGTTGCCATTTGAAAGGGACCTCGAGGGACTACTGGTGACAacgtttcttttatatttgcagAGTGCAGCATCTTTAAACACGTCCAACATTTCGCTGACGCGTGCCGCGTATCCCGCTAACGCGACTAATTCCTGTTTCAATGTAAGAactagattaatatattttctttgacgtatctttaaaatatgttcaaccttgatgttttatttattactgtcttattttttataaagcaggaatttaaagaaatcaataaatactaacaataagatgcATACTTTATAAGAAGACATCAGTCGTTCGACAGCATCCGCTCCAGAGCTCAAAAGATTTTTCGAAGTGGTCAAATACCTCGTTCGTTCACTCACGGCAtctaatgaattaataaacataatcaCTCacgttatcattatttttattaataataaaaaaaaagacgacgtaaaaaaatctcttttattaataatctaatttgtGATTATATGACATCACAttggttttcttttttctattttttttttttatacgagatATTCTATCCATAATCAGACATTGCGTTATCGTATACGCACTATCGCCATCCGTATTAATTCCGCTTCCCGATGATGTGGCCGTGTTGTAGAGCAATGGCATAGCAATAACGAAGAGTCCGGTGCCGGACCATACGTATTTCATGAGGAACTGCTCCAACATGACATACCACAGTTTGACAGCGAGAATACGTTGCAAGTGCGATACCAAAGACTTGTATGCGTAATTCAAGTAACGATGCTCTGTGTCGTGTCCCCCATAAAATGCTATCTCTTCTGCATGGGCACTGATACGAGCGTGAGCTTCCCTCAACTTGCCACGTCGCGTTGCTTCTTCGGCAACTAGTTGGCCAAACTTTGGTGAAGCGAGACGCAAAACTTGTCCAGTTAAACCAATAACTGCTACTGCCAGTAGTGGTcctatagataataaaatacaataacgaTAATACCgatgatgtaataataatagcaatacAATAGAATCTCTTTCTATTCTGTTGTGTACATTATTTCAATCCTTACTTCGTACTGTtgtttttggcaccttctaaccGTAGGTACAGGTAGCTCAggatattttcgataaatttaataatatgtaaaagtattttaaaaaatcggaaaaaatttatataccttctttgaacattctaaagattaaataaaatcaaataataaatttgaaaaatattttacttaaatatattattttctgatgaagttttgagaaattgacgttgttataaaaataacccAGCAGTACGGAGTAAGAGTTAAATTAACTCGGTAAATTGGAATTCCTCTTTCGCGTTGCTCTTCTACTATATATTTGCATGATCACGTGATACGTAGAGCGAGAAAACGGGTAAAAGACAAAGAGCGCAAAGATATTTTCATTCTGTGTACGCGTGATTAGAACAGAGGtgtgattttaaaatagtCTCGTGCGAATAGTCTCTCCGTCTCGATAATTTCGGAGTaaagagatttatatttaacgctAATGTAaaacgatataatataaaaatctcacCTGGTATCGTCTTCGCGCCCATTTTATGGGAGAACGAGATAAGCGCGATGCCGACTAAAGCACAGTCTAACAGCGGCTTAGTTAAACTAGAGTACAGGTGAGCTACGGAACTGGCTAGTTCGGACAAGTCATCCGTCAGTCTTTGCTCGGCACCGCCAAGCCTAGTGTCTAATGCTGATACTCTATAGTAAGTCTGCTGACTCAGGTACATCTTGTAAGCATGCTTTACCAGACGTTCCCTGTACAAACAAttcaacaaattatattttatcccaCAAGGAACTATCTTTcggcgaaaataaaaaagactgAAAAATCCTCACTTTACCCCCCACTGacgattttttcaatatttcttgcTAGATTTTAAGCACTTGAAAATTCtactctaataattttataaaagaattattagaatattaattaaacaaattaaattgtccGAGATGCCGGACATATAAATAACGAGGTAAGAGATAGTCGTATCTCCgctctataataaattaattgtgtgtAGAAGAGTGCATCATTAATGTCTTTACAAATAGTGATTTTGTCATTCGTATGGCGTAACCAGGAAAATACCAATCCGTCATAGATTTCGTGTATCAACGTAATGTGTGTCGAAATCGGAAGGGTCGTGCCAAATATAACGCGTGTTTTGTAAATACTTTTGAAGATGGATCAAGGATGAAGGATAAGGAAAAGATGAGCAGGTCAAGATGGCAACGAGCTTTGTAAGAAACAATCAGATAATTTATTGTGTATgaggtaatttattacgtattattcacggaattaattttttctgtcgCGATTGTCgcatattttgtgtaattccatttgagtgtgtgtgtgagtgtgaaACTATCGTTTCATTTCGTGGaaaatcattaattgttgagagttttggttttattttcaagttttagatttcttgatagattaaataaatagcgcttgtcattaaaagaatagttcgagaaaaaaatcgagacAAATTGAGTAtcgcaataattttacaaaaagttccacgtgtaaaaattatttatacaaattaaatcagCCGAAACGCTGAAtgtaaatgagatttcgtgttatACCGACGTCTCAacctaatttgtttaataaatattttaataatttttatatatatctagaaCTGTAttcggaaaataaaaatgactgcataacgataaaataacatgaaatctcatttaaagtcgataaaaTAACCGAAATACGACCAGCGTCTCGGccaatctaatttatttaataaatatactctaataatttttatgtatactttttctttctctggaaattaaaagtgattgcaGAATAACATTCATTAATCGATAGACCTATCGAAATATGACCAGCatttaaattgtcaatttaatttatttaattattattctaataatttttacgcatagaattttttgtaaaattattgtgaaaaattctCAAACGGTTAAAATTGggcaagaaatatttttaaaaaatcgtcgcTACATATACAAAGTGAAACGCAGCGTGAACTTGGCGTCTCACATTCGCTTTGTCcaattttttgatttaattaatcagaactatttgtttaatttgtgaagaattctaaaactattaaaaataaagctaaaactTTCAACAATTAGTGAGTTTCCACGAAGTGAGACGTCAGCTTCACACATACACCAGTCAGCCAGACAACCAAATtattcgtttaaaatatattttatatatatatatatatttttttttttcttttttttcttttttttcttttttttcgtttatatattcaatgtcttaatataataatattgaatatgaagtacatattattctttgtaatttttactgataaaaaaatggaaattttatgcaaatgaaTGCTTTTCTTATGAAATGCTCATCTGATATAAAAGGCATTTATAATCacttttttaagtatattaaaaaaaacaaatctagcacttgaaacttaaaagGCTCTGTATTTTCTTTCGTATGAGTGAAAATAATTAGAGacgcatataataaaaaaatttattttagagagaaagttgtattaaaaaatcttgaaaatattctctttacttggaattttgaacaaaaaatactgcaaatcagagaattttcaGGAAACTTTTTTGATTCGACAAGATTTGCGTAGGTATCCTGTTGCAGTCATGTATAATAACATTCTTGTAACTGTATTTATTGGAAAGATACGCCTTACGCCATTGTACCGTTGTATTATCAGTGACGGATTTAAGAATTCGCAAACCCCGgacaaattaatatcaacaGTTATTTCCggttgcattaaaaaaaggaagaccAATTAAAATCTGAATCCAAATCaaagcataaatatttatttatgtgtgtgtttgcATGCGTGTTATGCGTgtacgtatgtgtgtataattgaagaaaaataatatatcgcgTTAGAGTTTGACTTCTGAACGTTCTTTGGTTTTCCTCCTcgtattatgattaatattatcaaaaaaatatttcattttttatttatttaactgtaCTTTTTTAGTACATCTTGTtgcacattttcttttttttcttcaagctGATAATCTCTCAACtttgtaaacatattttatatccatttcgctctaaattgcaaaaagtacAAGATAACGTGTAAAATAAAGTAGAGATAGGAtaaacagatttttatttttacttaaaaaaaatagaaaaaaaggcCAGAGGGATCTGAAAGAGAATCATTTATCATATTCTCTCATTACATGTAAGATTAAAGGCCCTTGCACAATGCCAGGCAACAGGTAATAGAAACAAGGAATAATACaggtaaaaaagaaagaaaaagatcatctctctcttttttattgtgttattatCTGTTCCTATTATCTGTTGCCTGGCATTGTGCAAggactataatttttaaaacgtgaAGAAATAAATGAGACGCTATCTTTAAAGAGAGAACAGACACAGACttgattatacaaatattatataattaggatatatttaccaaataaaaaaatttaattctaaaatatatcgataataatttattttatatcgccAGTGACGAAAATTATTCAGAaggattattttatacaaccaAACTGGCAAAATcagactttatttatttattaaatgcttGACATATATGCTTGATATATAGGTTTTTACATgataattttgtcaaacttTTAACGTAAATCTGTAACCTTTCCGTTACAGACTCGAAAAAGACCTAAACcaaaggtcgaaacgtcgtcaTTTGTCcagcatttaataaataaataaagtctgATTTTGCCAATTTGATCGTATAAAACAATCCttctgattaaaatataatctttttcatttttaataacatagaTTTTAGTTGATCAAGTTGActcaaacatttttcattattactcGTTCGATAAcatttatagtaatatttttcctttttttctgaatatctattttatttcattttataatcgcaatata from Anoplolepis gracilipes chromosome 6, ASM4749672v1, whole genome shotgun sequence harbors:
- the Abcd gene encoding ATP-binding cassette sub-family D member 1; protein product: MSSVFSKLINGASARYSVRQKTLTRGVAGTAAALYLLKLAYPHILTRLKKSSGRKKSHDQGHCKRNENGTELATVLQNNNSLADSSTGNGNGGKQRLSVGLDRDFLRQLIMLLRIMVPGWRSREMGLLACATLTLLARTFLSVYVAELEGQIVKRIVLRDVRGFGLMLGRWFAIALPATFVNSAIRYLECRLALSFRERLVKHAYKMYLSQQTYYRVSALDTRLGGAEQRLTDDLSELASSVAHLYSSLTKPLLDCALVGIALISFSHKMGAKTIPGPLLAVAVIGLTGQVLRLASPKFGQLVAEEATRRGKLREAHARISAHAEEIAFYGGHDTEHRYLNYAYKSLVSHLQRILAVKLWYVMLEQFLMKYVWSGTGLFVIAMPLLYNTATSSGSGINTDGDNAVSERTRYLTTSKNLLSSGADAVERLMSSYKELVALAGYAARVSEMLDVFKDAALCKYKRNVVTSSPSRSLSNGNAQQLVDKIIEFDNGTPIIKGIVQESMDGSISLINVPIVTPNCEVIVPSLSVHIKPGDHILITGPNGCGKSSLFRIISGLWPVYDGTLVRPKERNSSEHNRPALFYIPQKPYMTVGCLRDQIIYPAHSSSENCSDEDLLRLLDDVDLRSIVEREPEGFDALGDWDSTLSGGEKQRLAMTRLLYHAPQYALLDECTSAVSLEAEGIMYETAKKKGITLLTITHRVASLAKYHKLLLRFDGEGGWTFGPLDINTALSTSPNREANKKETERKETKTNHYQMLHELRDIHPENTYVGIS